A DNA window from Sulfitobacter noctilucicola contains the following coding sequences:
- the cbiB gene encoding adenosylcobinamide-phosphate synthase CbiB, whose protein sequence is MNAALILTCALVLDALMGEPRWIWQRIPHPAVLMGRLIGEGDKRFNTGRGQKAKGVALVLALILIGWAFGLTLSVLGPLFEIFLVAVLLAHKSLIQHVQAVASGLRMSIGEGRRAVALIVSRDSAQMSEPAVARSAIESAAENMSDGIIAPAFWFLLGGLPGIIIYKLVNTADSMIGYKNARYAEFGWAAARLDDVLNWVPARLTAAFIAIPARVLRQWQAIRADAALHRSPNAGWPEAAMARAIHVALAGPRAYDGKMQEFSWVNADAPKLIGAPAIDAAVSRLWHAWAFFLGCLCILGLIW, encoded by the coding sequence ATGAATGCAGCGTTGATACTGACGTGTGCCTTGGTGCTGGATGCCCTTATGGGGGAGCCACGCTGGATCTGGCAGCGCATACCCCATCCCGCTGTCTTGATGGGGCGGTTGATCGGTGAGGGCGACAAGCGTTTCAATACCGGGCGCGGTCAAAAAGCCAAAGGTGTGGCGTTGGTCTTGGCTCTTATACTGATCGGGTGGGCCTTTGGCCTGACGCTCTCAGTGCTTGGCCCATTATTCGAAATTTTTCTGGTCGCAGTGTTGCTGGCGCACAAATCACTGATCCAGCACGTTCAAGCTGTCGCATCGGGACTGCGTATGTCGATTGGCGAAGGCCGCAGGGCCGTGGCACTGATTGTAAGCCGGGATAGTGCACAGATGTCCGAGCCCGCCGTGGCGCGCTCCGCGATAGAGAGTGCCGCAGAAAACATGAGTGATGGTATCATTGCCCCGGCCTTCTGGTTCCTGCTCGGCGGCCTGCCCGGCATCATAATCTACAAGCTGGTCAATACCGCTGACAGCATGATCGGCTACAAAAATGCGCGTTACGCTGAGTTTGGTTGGGCAGCAGCACGACTTGATGATGTGCTGAACTGGGTTCCCGCACGCCTGACCGCCGCGTTCATTGCCATTCCTGCGCGGGTTCTTCGACAATGGCAGGCGATCCGGGCCGATGCTGCGCTGCACCGGTCCCCGAACGCAGGCTGGCCCGAAGCGGCGATGGCCCGCGCCATTCATGTAGCACTTGCAGGACCGCGTGCTTATGATGGCAAGATGCAGGAGTTTTCCTGGGTGAATGCCGACGCCCCAAAGCTCATCGGTGCTCCTGCGATTGATGCGGCGGTTAGCCGTCTGTGGCACGCTTGGGCGTTCTTTCTGGGCTGTTTGTGCATTCTGGGCCTAATCTGGTGA
- a CDS encoding lytic murein transglycosylase has translation MRKTLLTAALILAAYTPAAFATCGGSFTDFVESLKAEAIASGIAPATAQSFFAGVRRDQAVLDADRRQGVFQLPFIDFSRRLISNDRINRGRANAQKYDTIFTRIEQQYGVNRGVLLAFWAFETDYGAFQGDFNTANALVTLAHDCRRPELFRPQVLAAIELFEKGAFDPARTTGAWAGEIGMVQMLPRDILENGVDADGDGIVSLKTSAPDALMSGGKMLHHLGWRAGEPWLAEVSVPQDFDWSLTGLETVKPVSAWTAMGVSGRNGALDSTLEASVLLPQGRGGPAFIAYPNFRVYFEWNQSFTYVMTAAYFATRLNGAQVFDAGTPQAGLNDSQMKTLQTRLQALGHDVGKVDGILGAGTRAAVRTEQARLGLPVDGWPTPALLSQL, from the coding sequence ATGCGAAAGACACTTTTGACGGCGGCCCTGATTTTGGCCGCATATACGCCTGCTGCGTTTGCGACTTGTGGTGGTTCGTTTACCGACTTTGTCGAAAGCCTGAAGGCCGAGGCCATCGCCTCGGGAATCGCTCCCGCGACGGCACAGTCTTTCTTTGCCGGTGTTAGAAGGGATCAGGCGGTTCTTGACGCAGACCGCAGGCAAGGTGTCTTTCAACTGCCCTTTATCGACTTCTCGCGCAGGCTGATTTCGAATGACCGCATCAATCGCGGTCGCGCCAACGCCCAGAAGTACGATACAATCTTCACAAGGATCGAGCAGCAATATGGTGTCAACCGTGGCGTTCTGCTGGCGTTTTGGGCGTTCGAGACGGACTACGGCGCATTCCAAGGAGATTTCAATACTGCCAATGCGCTGGTCACTCTTGCGCACGATTGCAGACGGCCGGAATTGTTTCGCCCTCAGGTCCTTGCCGCAATAGAACTGTTCGAAAAGGGCGCGTTTGATCCGGCCCGCACGACCGGTGCATGGGCAGGCGAGATCGGTATGGTACAGATGCTGCCTCGAGACATTCTGGAGAATGGAGTCGACGCCGATGGCGACGGGATCGTGTCGCTCAAAACCTCTGCGCCTGATGCCCTGATGTCGGGGGGCAAAATGCTGCACCATCTGGGGTGGCGTGCTGGTGAGCCGTGGCTTGCCGAAGTGAGCGTCCCGCAAGACTTCGATTGGTCCCTCACAGGTTTGGAAACCGTCAAACCTGTGTCCGCATGGACAGCGATGGGCGTATCAGGCCGCAATGGAGCGTTAGACAGCACCCTTGAGGCCTCTGTGTTGCTCCCACAAGGGCGCGGCGGCCCCGCGTTCATCGCCTACCCGAATTTCAGAGTGTATTTCGAATGGAACCAAAGTTTCACATATGTGATGACCGCTGCCTATTTTGCCACGCGTCTGAATGGCGCTCAGGTTTTTGACGCCGGCACGCCGCAAGCCGGTTTGAATGACAGCCAGATGAAAACGTTGCAAACAAGACTGCAAGCACTTGGACATGACGTTGGCAAAGTGGACGGCATTCTTGGTGCAGGCACCCGCGCGGCAGTGCGGACGGAACAAGCACGGCTGGGACTTCCCGTCGACGGCTGGCCGACACCTGCACTTTTGTCTCAACTCTAA
- a CDS encoding rhodanese-like domain-containing protein, with translation MPLKKTAAQMVADARSRIEEIETSDAIAMVNDPQVQIVDLRDPRERERTGFIPGSFHCPRGMLEFWVDPDSPYFKDVFAQDKKFVFHCASGWRSAISVATLQDMGFEAAHLKEGFGSWEKAGGPVEKVAPNSLRPPSFRPF, from the coding sequence ATGCCCCTGAAAAAGACCGCAGCACAGATGGTTGCCGATGCCCGCAGCCGTATTGAAGAGATCGAGACCTCGGATGCCATTGCCATGGTCAACGACCCTCAAGTGCAGATCGTGGACCTGCGGGATCCAAGAGAGCGTGAACGCACCGGTTTTATACCCGGCAGTTTTCATTGTCCGCGCGGCATGCTCGAATTCTGGGTCGATCCAGACAGTCCCTACTTCAAAGACGTTTTCGCACAGGACAAAAAGTTCGTCTTTCACTGCGCATCCGGCTGGCGTTCCGCCATCTCAGTAGCAACGCTGCAAGACATGGGCTTTGAAGCGGCTCACTTGAAAGAAGGGTTCGGAAGTTGGGAAAAAGCCGGCGGACCAGTCGAGAAAGTCGCGCCGAATAGCCTTAGGCCACCATCGTTTCGGCCTTTTTAA
- the smc gene encoding chromosome segregation protein SMC codes for MRFSKLRLTGFKSFVDPTDLIIADGLTGVVGPNGCGKSNLLEALRWVMGENRPTAMRGGGMEDVIFAGAATRPARNFAEVALHIDNSERLAPAGFNDSDGLEIVRRITRDVGSAYKAAGKDVRARDVQMLFADASTGAHSPALVRQGQISELINAKPKNRRRILEEAAGISGLYQRRHEAELKLNGAEANLARVDDVIEQLAAQLAQLARQARQAARYREIGDALRRSEGMLLYRRWREADDARAAADEVLRTRVTAAAQAQTLVQQCAKGRQEAEDALPALREEDAIAAAVLQRLVVQRDTLSEQETRAQQTIETLQNRISQLARDIEREGGLNRDAGETIERLEWEATELSKAGEGHADALQGASDTAREAATVLQSREGDLAQQTEDVARLAARHGSAERLLDDSRKTQSKSEAEAVKAQEAAQASRAALAQAALDFDAAKTAEAAAVQAASEADANLLAAEEARADTQSREADARAERSEAEGEMNALRAEVAALAKLVERDTAEGGQILDRLQVEHGFEKALGAALADDLRAPQVDAEGPSGWALLPQYDNDQSLPSGVTPLTLHVSVPEVLARRMGQIGLVDPDDGPALQGALLPGQRLVSLEGDLWRWDGFRAWAEDAPSAAALRLQQLNRLEVLKQSLEQANQRAEGARAAHDTLTRRLAEQTEADKRAREARRDADRAVADAGRALSRVEADRNLAEGRLESLGLAVKRHEDEAMAARGRVLEAERALAELGNLEDARAGIEDLRMTVEAARITMMSRRSAHDELRREGEARIKRSQEVTKELSGWRHRLETAEKRSAELVERKTTSEAELKEAGAAPAEIAAKRDELAQAITTAEARKAQATDVLSAAEGALREATLAEREAEREASEAREARARSEARAEAAKETVLAASERIAEDSQRTPNQLLTTLDVNPDQMPTAEALEADVNRLKRQRDSLGAVNLRAEEDAKEVREEHDALVAEKADLEEAIKTLRSGIASLNREGRERLLTAFEQVNSNFSMLFTHLFGGGEANLVMVESDDPLEAGLEIMCQPPGKKLSTLSLLSGGEQTLTAMALIFAVFLANPAPICVLDEVDAPLDDANVTRFCDLLDEMCRQTDTRFLIITHHAVTMARMDRLFGVTMAEQGVSQLVSVDLKKAETMVA; via the coding sequence GTGCGCTTTTCCAAACTCAGACTGACAGGCTTCAAAAGCTTCGTTGACCCGACCGATCTGATCATTGCTGATGGTCTGACTGGTGTTGTCGGGCCAAATGGCTGTGGCAAGTCGAACCTCTTGGAAGCGCTGCGCTGGGTGATGGGCGAGAACCGACCGACCGCAATGCGTGGCGGAGGTATGGAAGACGTTATCTTTGCTGGTGCGGCCACCCGACCTGCCCGTAATTTCGCCGAAGTTGCCCTTCATATCGACAACTCCGAACGCCTTGCGCCCGCAGGGTTCAACGATTCAGACGGGTTGGAAATTGTCCGCCGGATTACGCGGGACGTTGGCAGTGCATACAAGGCAGCAGGCAAGGACGTCCGCGCGCGGGATGTGCAGATGCTTTTCGCAGATGCCTCCACCGGTGCGCATAGTCCGGCGTTGGTCCGGCAGGGCCAAATCTCGGAGCTGATTAACGCCAAGCCTAAAAACCGCAGACGTATTCTTGAAGAAGCGGCAGGTATTTCCGGCCTTTATCAGCGGCGGCACGAGGCGGAATTGAAGCTGAACGGTGCAGAAGCGAACCTCGCGCGGGTCGACGATGTGATCGAACAACTGGCCGCCCAGCTGGCTCAGCTCGCCAGGCAGGCCCGTCAGGCGGCACGCTACCGGGAAATTGGCGATGCCCTGAGGCGCAGTGAAGGCATGTTGTTGTACCGTCGTTGGCGCGAGGCAGATGATGCACGTGCCGCAGCAGACGAGGTTTTGCGCACGCGGGTCACAGCCGCGGCGCAGGCCCAGACGTTGGTTCAGCAATGCGCCAAAGGGCGGCAAGAGGCAGAAGACGCTCTGCCGGCCCTCCGCGAAGAAGACGCGATTGCCGCCGCTGTTTTGCAGCGCCTTGTTGTGCAGCGCGACACGCTCAGCGAACAGGAAACGCGCGCGCAGCAGACAATTGAAACGCTTCAGAATCGCATTTCGCAATTGGCGCGGGATATCGAGCGTGAGGGCGGCTTGAACCGTGACGCCGGCGAAACGATTGAACGTCTGGAATGGGAGGCGACCGAGCTTTCAAAAGCAGGCGAAGGTCACGCCGATGCCCTGCAGGGCGCATCGGACACCGCCCGCGAGGCCGCAACCGTTCTGCAATCGCGTGAAGGTGATCTGGCGCAACAGACGGAGGATGTCGCCCGTCTGGCAGCAAGACACGGATCAGCCGAACGCTTGCTTGATGACAGCCGCAAGACACAATCGAAATCCGAAGCGGAAGCGGTAAAGGCGCAGGAGGCGGCGCAGGCGTCTCGAGCCGCTCTCGCGCAGGCGGCTCTTGATTTTGATGCGGCCAAGACTGCCGAGGCAGCGGCGGTTCAGGCGGCATCAGAAGCGGATGCGAACTTGCTTGCAGCAGAAGAAGCGCGCGCAGATACCCAATCCCGCGAGGCGGATGCTCGCGCGGAGCGTTCAGAGGCCGAGGGCGAGATGAACGCGCTGCGGGCCGAGGTGGCGGCTCTTGCAAAGCTGGTAGAACGTGACACCGCTGAGGGTGGCCAAATTCTTGACCGCTTGCAGGTCGAACATGGATTTGAAAAAGCGTTGGGTGCAGCGCTTGCAGATGATCTTCGTGCACCTCAGGTAGATGCCGAAGGGCCGTCAGGTTGGGCGCTGTTGCCACAATATGATAACGACCAATCATTGCCATCCGGGGTCACGCCGCTGACGTTGCATGTGTCTGTGCCAGAGGTTCTGGCCCGCCGGATGGGGCAGATTGGTCTGGTCGATCCCGATGACGGCCCGGCACTACAAGGTGCGCTCCTGCCGGGGCAACGGTTGGTTTCCCTTGAGGGGGATCTGTGGCGCTGGGACGGGTTCCGCGCGTGGGCCGAGGATGCGCCATCTGCCGCGGCCTTGCGCCTGCAACAGCTTAACCGTCTTGAAGTGCTTAAGCAGTCACTGGAGCAAGCCAACCAGCGTGCTGAGGGTGCGAGAGCGGCGCATGACACACTTACTCGCCGATTGGCAGAGCAGACAGAGGCAGACAAGCGTGCGCGAGAGGCGCGACGGGATGCTGACCGCGCGGTGGCGGACGCTGGACGTGCGCTGAGCCGCGTTGAAGCGGATCGCAATCTTGCTGAAGGCCGTCTGGAAAGCCTTGGATTGGCAGTGAAGCGCCACGAGGATGAGGCAATGGCAGCGCGTGGCCGTGTGTTGGAGGCCGAGCGCGCCTTGGCTGAATTGGGCAATCTGGAAGATGCCCGCGCCGGTATCGAGGATTTGCGCATGACCGTTGAGGCGGCGCGGATCACAATGATGTCACGCCGCTCTGCTCATGACGAATTGCGCCGCGAAGGCGAGGCGCGAATCAAACGCTCGCAGGAAGTAACCAAAGAGTTGAGCGGCTGGCGTCACCGTCTTGAGACTGCGGAGAAACGCAGTGCAGAACTGGTTGAGCGTAAAACGACCTCGGAGGCGGAACTGAAAGAAGCGGGTGCTGCTCCGGCCGAGATTGCTGCCAAGCGGGATGAGCTTGCACAGGCAATCACGACTGCGGAGGCCCGCAAGGCGCAGGCCACTGATGTTCTGTCAGCGGCAGAAGGTGCGTTGCGCGAAGCGACATTGGCCGAGCGCGAAGCAGAGCGGGAGGCATCCGAAGCCCGCGAGGCCCGCGCGCGGTCAGAAGCGCGAGCAGAAGCTGCGAAAGAAACGGTTCTGGCTGCGTCAGAGCGGATCGCGGAAGACAGCCAGCGAACGCCGAACCAGCTTTTGACAACGCTTGACGTCAATCCGGACCAGATGCCAACGGCTGAGGCGCTGGAAGCGGATGTGAACCGTCTGAAACGACAGCGGGATTCTTTGGGGGCAGTCAATCTTCGTGCCGAAGAGGATGCCAAGGAAGTCCGCGAAGAGCATGATGCGCTGGTCGCTGAGAAAGCTGATCTGGAAGAAGCGATTAAAACCCTGCGCTCGGGTATCGCCAGTTTGAACCGCGAAGGGCGCGAGCGGCTGCTTACCGCCTTCGAGCAGGTGAACTCCAACTTCTCGATGTTGTTTACGCATCTTTTTGGCGGCGGTGAGGCGAACCTTGTGATGGTCGAATCCGATGATCCCCTTGAGGCCGGCCTGGAGATTATGTGTCAGCCACCGGGAAAAAAACTGAGCACGCTAAGCCTTTTGTCGGGTGGGGAGCAAACCCTTACGGCGATGGCACTGATCTTTGCTGTATTCCTTGCCAACCCCGCACCAATTTGTGTGTTGGACGAAGTTGACGCACCACTGGACGATGCGAACGTGACGCGGTTCTGCGATCTGCTGGACGAGATGTGTCGCCAGACAGATACCCGGTTCCTGATCATCACGCACCACGCCGTGACGATGGCACGGATGGACCGCTTGTTCGGTGTCACAATGGCAGAGCAGGGCGTCAGCCAGCTGGTGTCAGTCGACCTTAAAAAGGCCGAAACGATGGTGGCCTAA
- a CDS encoding FadR/GntR family transcriptional regulator, with amino-acid sequence MPFRPVTPEKLSLAVIRQIEQLILRGVLRAGERLPSERELADRLKVSRPSLRDALSQLQENGLLTARPGAGVYVADVLGSAFSPALVELFGRHDEAVFDYLSFRRDMEGLAGERAAKFGSDTDLAVVQAIFEKMEHAHGRRNAEEEAQLDAQFHMAIIEASHNVVMLHMMRSMYELLRGGVFYNRQVMFKQRTSRTALLDQHRAINEALQGRDPQGARNAIETHLNFIEASLADQQKAARNESIAQQRLQHETEN; translated from the coding sequence ATGCCATTTCGCCCGGTTACCCCTGAAAAGCTATCGCTTGCCGTCATCCGTCAGATTGAGCAGTTGATCCTGCGCGGTGTTCTGCGGGCGGGTGAGCGGCTCCCTTCGGAGCGGGAACTTGCGGACAGGCTGAAGGTCTCCCGCCCGTCTTTGCGCGACGCTCTTTCCCAGCTGCAAGAGAACGGCTTGCTAACTGCCAGACCGGGCGCAGGTGTCTATGTCGCCGATGTGCTTGGCAGCGCCTTTTCACCCGCTTTGGTAGAGCTGTTCGGGCGTCACGATGAAGCAGTGTTCGACTACCTGTCATTTCGACGCGATATGGAAGGGCTCGCCGGTGAACGTGCCGCAAAGTTCGGATCTGATACCGACCTTGCCGTTGTACAGGCCATCTTTGAGAAGATGGAACATGCGCATGGACGGCGGAACGCTGAAGAAGAAGCTCAGCTTGACGCGCAATTCCACATGGCGATCATTGAGGCGAGCCACAACGTTGTGATGCTGCACATGATGCGATCCATGTACGAGCTTTTGCGTGGCGGCGTATTCTATAACAGACAGGTTATGTTCAAACAGCGCACCAGCCGGACAGCGCTGCTGGATCAACACCGCGCGATCAATGAGGCGCTACAGGGACGAGACCCGCAAGGTGCCCGCAACGCAATTGAGACGCACCTGAATTTCATAGAGGCGTCGCTTGCCGACCAGCAAAAGGCCGCGCGAAACGAGAGCATTGCACAGCAACGTTTGCAGCATGAGACCGAAAACTAA
- a CDS encoding F0F1 ATP synthase subunit B — protein MRFTLTVALTGLFATPALAAKGPFFSLTNTDFVVLLGLLVFIGILFYFKVPGLLGGMLDKRADDIRAELEEARRLREEAQTLLASYERKQKEVQEQADRIVSSAKEEANAAAEKAKLDLEKSVTRRMAAAAEQIGSAEASAIKEVRDQAASIAIAAARDVIAKQMTAAQGGQLIDDAIAQVETKLH, from the coding sequence ATGCGTTTTACACTGACCGTCGCCCTGACCGGCTTGTTCGCGACACCCGCGCTTGCAGCGAAAGGCCCGTTCTTTTCGCTGACCAACACAGACTTCGTTGTTTTGCTGGGTCTGCTCGTCTTCATCGGCATACTTTTCTACTTCAAAGTTCCCGGCCTTTTGGGTGGGATGCTTGATAAGCGTGCCGACGATATCCGTGCCGAGCTTGAAGAAGCGCGCCGCCTGCGTGAAGAAGCACAGACTTTGCTGGCCTCATACGAGCGCAAGCAGAAAGAAGTGCAGGAGCAGGCAGACCGTATCGTCAGCAGTGCCAAGGAAGAGGCGAATGCCGCCGCTGAAAAGGCCAAGCTTGATCTGGAGAAATCCGTAACGCGCCGGATGGCAGCGGCAGCAGAGCAGATTGGCTCTGCCGAAGCTTCAGCCATCAAGGAAGTACGCGATCAAGCGGCATCCATAGCAATTGCTGCGGCACGCGATGTGATCGCCAAGCAGATGACGGCCGCACAAGGTGGTCAGCTGATCGATGACGCGATTGCACAGGTCGAAACCAAGCTGCACTAA
- a CDS encoding F0F1 ATP synthase subunit B', giving the protein MATEPIDIEMAGTCVGPDGSAIGMPQLCFDWWGNQIFWLVLALIAIYLILSRVALPRIGAVLAERTGTITNDLAAAEDLKAKALEAEAAYDKALVDARAEAQRIVEQAKTEIKADLDVAIQKADAEIAAKSAESEKAIAEIRASALENVTTVAKDTAKEIVAAMGGKADAKTINAAVTARMKG; this is encoded by the coding sequence ATGGCAACTGAACCTATTGATATCGAAATGGCGGGCACCTGTGTGGGGCCAGATGGCTCTGCCATCGGCATGCCGCAGCTGTGCTTCGACTGGTGGGGCAACCAGATTTTCTGGCTCGTTCTGGCACTCATTGCGATCTACCTGATCCTGTCACGCGTGGCGCTGCCCCGCATCGGCGCGGTTCTGGCAGAGCGTACCGGTACCATCACCAATGATCTGGCCGCTGCCGAAGACCTGAAAGCTAAGGCGCTTGAAGCCGAAGCTGCATACGACAAAGCTCTGGTTGACGCCCGTGCGGAAGCACAGCGCATTGTTGAGCAGGCCAAGACTGAAATCAAAGCCGATCTGGATGTCGCCATCCAGAAAGCTGACGCCGAGATTGCTGCGAAATCAGCAGAATCGGAAAAAGCGATCGCCGAGATCCGTGCCTCTGCATTGGAAAACGTGACAACCGTGGCCAAAGATACGGCCAAGGAAATTGTGGCGGCGATGGGTGGCAAGGCGGATGCCAAGACAATCAATGCGGCTGTTACAGCCCGGATGAAAGGATGA
- a CDS encoding F0F1 ATP synthase subunit C has translation MEGELAHIGAGLAAIGSGAAAIGVGNVAGNYLAGALRNPSAAASQTATLFIGIAFAEALGIFAFLVALLLMFAV, from the coding sequence ATGGAAGGCGAACTCGCACACATCGGCGCAGGTCTGGCAGCAATCGGTTCCGGCGCAGCCGCTATCGGTGTTGGTAACGTTGCAGGCAACTACTTGGCTGGCGCTCTGCGCAACCCATCAGCCGCTGCAAGCCAGACAGCGACACTCTTCATCGGCATCGCGTTCGCAGAAGCGCTGGGGATCTTCGCGTTCCTCGTAGCTCTGCTCCTGATGTTCGCTGTTTAA
- a CDS encoding F0F1 ATP synthase subunit A, producing MATEAHSEEGGLVFHPMDQFIVEPFFGDGPVAWYTVTNATFWMFLAVIAVFALLVLGSSKRSVIPTRMQSVAELAYGFIYKMVEDICGKEGVKYFPYIMTLFMFIVCCNFLGLIPTAFTPTSHFAVTVVLALAVFLTVTILGFVKNGAAFLSLFWVASAPLALRPILAVIEIISYFVRPVSHSIRLAGNVMAGHAVIKVFAGFAALTAVSPIAILGITAMYGLEVLVSFIQAYVFTILTCVYLKDALHPHH from the coding sequence ATGGCGACAGAAGCACACAGCGAAGAAGGCGGGTTGGTCTTTCACCCGATGGACCAGTTTATTGTCGAGCCGTTCTTCGGCGACGGCCCCGTTGCATGGTACACGGTAACGAACGCGACGTTCTGGATGTTTCTTGCTGTTATTGCTGTGTTCGCACTGCTGGTGCTGGGCAGCTCCAAACGTTCGGTCATCCCGACGCGCATGCAGTCCGTAGCAGAGCTTGCTTATGGCTTTATCTACAAGATGGTCGAAGACATCTGCGGCAAAGAAGGGGTCAAGTACTTCCCCTATATCATGACGCTGTTCATGTTCATCGTCTGCTGTAACTTCCTTGGCCTGATCCCGACAGCCTTTACGCCGACGTCTCACTTTGCTGTCACAGTTGTACTGGCGCTCGCCGTGTTCCTTACCGTGACTATCCTGGGTTTCGTGAAAAACGGCGCGGCGTTCCTGAGCCTCTTCTGGGTGGCATCTGCACCGCTTGCGCTGCGCCCCATTCTGGCCGTGATCGAAATCATCTCGTACTTCGTACGCCCCGTTAGCCACTCCATTCGTCTGGCGGGCAACGTCATGGCGGGTCACGCGGTGATCAAGGTGTTCGCAGGTTTTGCTGCACTGACTGCCGTATCGCCTATCGCGATCCTCGGCATCACGGCGATGTACGGTCTGGAGGTCCTCGTGTCCTTCATTCAGGCTTACGTCTTTACCATTCTGACATGCGTGTACCTCAAGGACGCGCTGCATCCGCATCACTAA
- a CDS encoding AtpZ/AtpI family protein, whose amino-acid sequence MTDPDQQRQLRELDEKIEAAKRRADPKPHQEEHYSQAQLAWRMVIELVAGLGIGFGIGYGLDVLFGTLPIFMVLFTMLGLAAGVKTMLRSAQEIQEKKMADEAEKIAPARDDRNEGA is encoded by the coding sequence GTGACCGATCCAGACCAACAGCGCCAACTCAGGGAACTGGATGAAAAGATCGAGGCTGCTAAGCGGCGGGCCGATCCGAAACCCCATCAAGAAGAACACTACTCTCAGGCGCAACTGGCCTGGCGAATGGTGATTGAGCTTGTAGCCGGTCTTGGGATTGGCTTTGGCATCGGATACGGACTTGATGTGCTGTTCGGCACGCTTCCGATATTCATGGTGCTATTTACGATGCTGGGCCTCGCGGCCGGAGTGAAGACGATGCTCCGCTCCGCGCAGGAGATCCAGGAAAAGAAAATGGCCGATGAGGCCGAGAAGATCGCGCCCGCAAGGGACGACAGAAATGAGGGAGCCTGA